DNA sequence from the Roseibium sp. HPY-6 genome:
CATCTGATTTGGCTTTCGCCTTGTGTTGCCTTTTTGAAGCATGACCTTTACGTAATCGTCAAGAGGCAATTTGGTCCAGCTGGAACGGCGCATCTCGACGTGTCAAAATCACCTGAGACGTCATCCCCAACAAACGCAGCACGAGCCGGGATCCTGCACGCCGCAGCGCTCCAAGCTTCAGGGCAAGCCGCCAGCCCCCTATCCCGCAAGTATCGCAGAAGATGGCCGACCTAGTGATTGTCGCGCGGCATTCCCCTTTTGTGCGCGACATCCTGATATTTCACCGCCGGCTCCAGCACCATGCCCTTGTCGAACTGACCGACCATGCCACGCTGGATCTCCTGCCATGGTGTCTGGCTCTCGGCGATCTTGAAACCACCGGCCGCTTCGAGGTCCTTGCGGCGTTGCGCCAGTTCCTCGTCCGATATCAGGATGTTTGCAGTGCCTTTTTTCAGATCGATCCGGACCCGGTCGTCTGTCTTGAGGAGGGCCAGACCACCCATGGCGGCAGCCTCCGGAGAAGCGTTCAGGATGGACGGAGAGCCGGACGTGCCTGACTGGCGGCCGTCTCCGATACACGGAAGCGCCGTAACGCCGCGTTTGATGAGGGCAGCAGGAGGTTGCATGTTGACGACTTCCGCGCCGCCGGGATAGCCGATCGGCCCGGTCCCGCGAATGAACAACATGCAGTGTTCGTCAATGTTGAGCGCCGGATCGTCAAGCCTGTGATGATAGTCTTCTGGGCCTTCGAATACGATGGCCCGTCCTTCGAATGCGTCCGGATCGTCCGGGTTGGAAAGATAGCGGTCACGGAACTCGTCCGAGATCACGCTGGTCTTCATGATGGCGCTGTCAAAGAGGTTGCCCTTGAGGTTTATGAAACCGGCACGCTCCATCATGGGTGCATCGAATGATTTGATCACGTCCGGCAGGTCGGTGACGATCCCCTCGCAGTTTTCGGCAATTGACTTGCCGTTCGCGGTGATGGCATTCGGATGCGGCAGTTTGCCGTGGCGCAGCAGCTCGGCAACGACGGCGGGGACACCGCCTGCATGGAAATAGTCTTCGCCGAGATATTCGCCGGCAGGCTGAAGGTTTACCAAAAGCGGCACGTCGTGACCAAGCGCCTGCCAGTCGTCATTGTCGAGCTCGACACCGACGTGACGCGCCACGCCGTTCAGATGGATCGGGGCATTGGTCGACCCGCCGATCGCCGAGTTGATGACAATGGCGTTCTCGAACGCTTCGCGGGTCATGACATCGGAGGGTTTCTGGTCTTCGTGAACCATTTCGACAATGCGCTTGCCGGTCTCGAAGGAGATGGCGCCGCGCTCACGGTAAGGCGCCGGAATGGCGGCGGCGCCCGGAAGCTGCATGCCGAGAGCCTCCGCAAGGGAGTTCATGGTTGTCGCCGTACCCATCGTATTGCAGTAGCCGACCGAGGGTGCTGCGGAGGCGACAAGATCCATGAAGCCCGGATAATCGATTTCACCGGCAGCCAGCATCTGACGTGCTTTCCAGACGATCGTGCCTGAACCGGTGCGTTCGCCCTTGTGCCAGCCGTTCAGCATGGGACCAACGGAAAGTGCAATCGCCGGAATGTTCACGGTTGCAGCCGCCATCAGGCAGGCCGGAGTGGTCTTGTCGCAACCGATCGTCAGCACGACACCGTCGATCGGATAGCCGTAAAGGAGTTCGACAAGGCCGAGATAGGCAAGGTTGCGGTCGAGCGATGCCGTAGGACGCTTGCCGGTTTCCTGGATCGGATGGACCGGAAACTCGAAGGCGATTCCGCCGGCATCCCGGATGCCTTCGCGAACTCTTTTGGCAAGCTCAAGATGATGGCGATTGCAGGGGGAAAGATCCGAGCCGGTCTGTGCGATTCCGATAATGGGTTTACCGGATTGAAGTTCCTCGCGTGTAATCCCGAAATTCAGATAGCGCTCGATGTAAAGCGCCGTCATGCCGGGATTGTCCGGATTGTCGAACCAGGCCGCAGATCGTAACTTTGGCTTGCTTGTCTCGCTCATGGCGCCTCATCCCTCAATCTTTTCAAGACAGGGGGCAGGATAAACACCACGTGCCGGAAACTGTAAAGGCAGTGATGTCTCAAACTGGTTTCAGCATATGAGACTCTTCCCTTCCGAAATGGCTTGCAAGATTGCCGGAGACTGCAAACCGTGCAAACGCAAGGAGAATGCCAAGACACCCGGCAAATACCAGTGGCGCCGCCATCAACGGGGTGAGCTGTGCCGCTGCGCATAACCCGGCACCCAGCCAGACGCCGGTGAGCACTCGTCTGGCGCCCACAGTGAGCAGGTCCCGGCGCGTGGCAAGTGCCTTCAGGGCCGGAAACGCCCCAATGTCGTCGGTCGCGCTGACAGCGATCGGTTGTGGGTCTTCGGTGGATCCGATTGTGTCGGTTTTCGAGCGCTCGTGCAGTTCGAGGCTGGTCCGGTCCTTCGAAAGCATCAGGACGAGCGGAGCAGCTTCTCCGAAGCGACGCGCAGCTGCGTCGCGTGCAGTTTCACCCGGTTCGGTCTCACCCGGGTTTTCAAGCCCCAGCATATCCGCAAGCGTTTGACGTGTGTTCTGGCTGTCATGGGTGAACAGCCAGGGTGTCAGACCTTCCTTGCGGAGGGCCCGTCCAGCAACGCCTGCGTCCTGCCGCAATGTGCCCTCAAGCCCGAGAACACCAACGACGCGGCCCGCAACGGCAACGCGAAGCACTGTCTTTCCATCCGCCTCAAGTGCACGCGCAATCGCGTCCGCCGTAAAACTGTCGATCTTGAGCCGTTTGAGCAGACTGGTTGTCCCGATTACCACCGTTTGCCCCCCCAAGAGCGCGATAACACCGAGACCCGGCGCAGGTTCGAAGCGATCCGGTGTCTTGATGGTAACGCGCCACTGCGCAGCCAGTTGACGCAAAGCAATGGCGACGGGCTCCGTTGAATGGGCTTCCGCGGATGCTGCCACGGCAAGCAGGGTCTTGGGTTCGTTGTCGAATGCCATGACATTGCTGACCATCAGATCCGGGCCCGACATGACAGCGGTCTTGTCGATGACAATGTCCTTGGCCCGTCCAATTGCGGTCAACGCGCCAGGCGCAAGACTGTGTGCCCCTGCTTCCAGCGCCGCTCTGTAAAAGATCCGATCCGCAAAGGCGTTGATGCCGTCGGCAAGGTGTGGCCACGAAAGCACCAGCACGGTTGCAAAAACAGCCGGCCATGCAACAGGATCAACAATGTACCAGCCAAGGCCTGAAATGATCGCGAGACCGCAGGAACACAGCGCTTCCCGAAGGCCGCTTTGTTCTCCCCGCGGCGGAAGTATCACGACGGCGCATGATCGAAGCAGCATCAAAAGCGCTCCTGCGATGGCGGGTCCGCTGGCCTTGTCCACGGGCAGGTCTGCGAGAAGCAGGCACACGGTGACAAGCATTGCCAGCGTACTGACAGCGATGGTGAAAAGTGTGAGCGGTCTGCCAGTGCGGTCATTGAGAGAATAAGAGAGCGCCAGAAACGAGAAAATCGAAGAAAATATGCTGAAAAAAAGGGCGCTTGAAGATCCGAAGACGTCAAACGATCCTGACCTATGCAGACCGAAACTGCCGACTGTGCTTAGCGCAAGTCCGAGAAATGCACATGACACTGCAGAAAAGAGCAGCCAAGTTATCTGATTAATAAGCGTTTTTTGCATGATCGGTTGCTCTCGCGGCATCGGTCTCAATCCGTCGCTATGGAAAAACACGTTGACCCAGCGGCAACGGGTTTCGTCCAATAGCGGGGAAAAGCATGAGCAACGGCATGGGTTGTGGCAACGATGCGTGACCAGCGGGCAGGCGCCGCAAAGCCTAGTTTGTGTAATTAATAGTCACTCTTGCCAATGATATGGGCGGCTGCGCGCTTGCGGTTACACCACGGTTCGATCAATATTCGATGCATATTTTAAATGAGCATTTCGTTTTTTGAAGCTCAAAACGGAAATATACTTCAATAGCCATTATTCTACCCGTTAATGGCATCGCGGGGAGGGCCTTTGTGTCCTCCCTGTTTAACATCAACAAAGAACACTTCCGACAAGACCTCTAGACACACATCTGAAGACTTCGAATGAACGTCACACTGTGACAGACATGCCGAATTCTTTTTTCGTTATTCTAAGCGCTGAAATTTGGTAGGCAATTTTTTCCCGGACAGGACTCGACTGTGGTTATCGACCCGCCGACAGCCGGGAATCGGTGCTGGAATTGGAGTCAATACGGCGACTCGCCGGATCACAAAAATAATATCGGCAACCAGTTAGAAGTTGAGTAGTGAGGCGTCCTCCGGCGAGCCAGGTCGCCGGAAGGGTCAACATTCGTTTCAGCGGGCATCACCCGGTCAGAATCCTGGATCAGACTGTTTCGAGATTTGCACGCGACAGAAGCTCCATGGAGGGCATCAGGTCCAGGAGTTCGCGCGTGTAGGGATGCTGCGGGTTTTCGAAAAGCTGATCGCATTCCGAAACCTCGCATAGTTCACCATTGCGCATCACGCCAATCCGATTGCACATCTGCCGGATGACAGCCAGGTCGTGACTGATGAAAAGCATGGTCAGGCCGAGCTCTTCCTGCAGGTCTTTCAGCAGATTGAGGATCTGAGCCTGGATGGAAACATCCAGCGCGGAGGTCGGCTCGTCGCAGATCAGGAAGCGCGGGCGCGTTGCCAGCGCCCGGGCGATGGAAATGCGCTGCCTTTGCCCGCCCGAAAACTCATGCGGAAACTTCAAACCGGCCTGCGCTCCGAGGCCGACATGATCGAGAAGGTCGTCGACAATCTGCCTGACCTCGGAGTTGCTCGAGGCCAGTTTGTGGAACTTGATGGGTTCCGCAATGATATCGCGGACGCGCATTCTGGCATTGAGCGATGAATAGGGATCTTGAAAGATCATCTGCATCTGGCGGCGCATCGCCAGGACATCCTTGCGGTTCGTCAGCGAGGTCAGTTCCGTCTTTCCGAACAGGATTGAGCCGCCGGTGGGATGGTACAAGCCGGTAATCAGTCTCGCGATTGTTGACTTGCCCGATCCGCTCTCACCGACGAGGCCGAACGTTTCGCCTTGTTCGATGTCGAAGCTGACCTTCTTGACCGCCTGAAAATATTTGCGCTGTGACGGGAAGATGGATCCCCTTACTTCAAATCGCATGTCGAGATCACGGATCTGGACCAGCGGACCCGTGACCTGTTCATAGTCGCGGGATTTGCCGAGCCAGTGGGTCGAGATGTCGATGTGTTTCTGAGGCGTCCCGGCTTTCTCGATGTAGTTGACCACCGGAAACCGTTCGACCTTGACGTCTGGCCGGGGTACGGCCGATATCAGGCTTTGCGTATAGGGATGCTCCGGGGCGCCAAGCACCTGCGTGGTTTCTCCGTATTCGACAAGATCGCCCTGATACATGACCGCCACATGGTCTGTTATGTCTGCAATCACTCCCATGTCGTGGGTGATCACAAGCATCGCCACATTGCGTTCCTCGCAGAGCTTTTTCATCAGCTCCAGGATCTGTGCCTGGATGGAAACGTCCAGCGCAGTCGTCGGTTCGTCGGCGATGACGAGTTCCGGCTCGGCGCAAAGCGCAAGCGCAATGACGACCCTCTGGCGCATCCCACCCGAAAACTGATGGGGGTATTGCTTGATACGTTCACCCGGGTTCGGAATGCCGACGGCGTCGATCAATTCCACGGCCCGGCGTTGCGCGTCCTTTGCAGATAGCGGCAAGTGAGTCCGGATAGTCTCCACCAGCTGCGATTCGACCGTCTGCAGTGGATCGAGCGAAGTAAGCGGATCCTGAAAGATCATGCCGATCTTGCGTCCGCGCAGCAGGCGTTTTTCCTTATAGGGAAGATCGTCGATACGATTGCCGTGCAGAAAGACTTCACCGGCAGCAATATGTCCGGGCTCCTGAAGCAGACCAATGACGGCGTTTCCGACCGTCGATTTGCCCGCGCCCGATTCTCCAACCACGCCGAGTATCTTGCCGGCCTCGACCTGCATGTTGACGTTGTTCACGGCAACAAAAACAGACTTGCGGGCGGGAAACTCGACCGTGAGGTGCTTGATGTCCAGAACGTTCATGGGGCCCTCACCGCAGTTTCGGATTGAGGGCGTCGCGCAGCCAATCGCCCAGCAGGTTGACATTCAGAACAAGAAGCGCAAGCGCAAGCCCCGGGAAGATGGCAATCCACCACTCACCCGAATAGAGGAAGTCGTTTCCAACGGCGATCAGGGTTCCGAGTGATGGCTGGGTTGGCGGCATGCCGACACCCAGGAAGGAAAGGGTTGCTTCCGTCACAATGGCCAGCGCGAGATTGATCGTCGCGATCACCATGACGGGACCCATTACGTTCGGCAGGATGTGGCGTGCCATGATGATGAACGCCGGAATACCGATCACGCGCGCCGCCTGCACGTACTCCTTGTTCTTTTCCACCATTGTCGAGCCGCGCACCGTGCGCGCATATTGCACCCAGAATGAAAGTGCAAGCGAAACGATGAGAATATAGAAGGCAAAGACTTCCCGATCGAGGCCGCCGAAGATACCGGCGGCGATGCCATCGATCAAAAGCGCAATCAGAATGGCCGGAAACGTCAGCTGCACATCGGCGATGCGCATGATGATCGCGTCGGTACGCCCGCCGATATAGCCGGCGACCAGACCGAGCGTGATCCCGAGCACCGCAGCCGCAATCACGGAGCAGAAACCGACAATCAGCGAAATCCGCATGCCGAAGAAAATGGCGGACAGGAGATCCCTCCCCTGGTCGTCCGTGCCGAGGATGAACCGCGGATCGGAATACTCCATCCAAACCGGCGGGACCCGGGCATCCAGGATCGAAATGGACGCAAGGTCGAATGGATTGTGCGGGGCGACCCAGGGCGCCAGAAAGGCGAGCAGGAACAGGATGAAAGTGCCGATCGCGGCAACAACCGTGACCCTGGACCGCAGGAAAGAATGGAACAGGTCGCTGTCGAGGATTTTCGACATGCGGCCCTGCACCGGTTGCGCGCCTCCCCGGTCATGGACCGCGGCTTTGGCTTCTTCGTTGGAGACGTATGGCATGGTCTGGCTGTCTCCTTATGGCCGGCCGACGCGCAGGCGCGGGTCGATGTAGAAGTAGAGAATATCGACGATGAAGTTGATCGCAACGAACAGGAATGCGGTCAGAAGCAGGTAGGCCGACATGATCGGTATGTCGACGTTCTGAACCGCCTGCAGGAACATCAGTCCCATGCCCGGCCACTGGAAAACGGTTTCCGTAATCGTGGCGAATGCGATGATCGCGCCGAGTTGCAGGCCGGTAATGGTGATCACCGGAACGAGCGTGTTTTTCAGCGCATGCCGGAAATTCACGAGCCTGTCCGGCAGTCCGCGCGCGCGTGCGAACTTGATGTAATCGGTCCGGATGACTTCCAGCATTTCAGCGCGGATGAGCCGCATGATGAGCGTCATCTGATAAAGACCGAGCGTGATGGAGGGCAGGATCAGCGCCTTGATGCCGGACACCGTCAGGAACCCGGTGGTCCACCAGGAGCCGATCTGAACCGTCTCGCCGCGTCCAAAGCTCGGCAGCCATTGCAGCGTCACCGAGAACAGGAAGATCAGCAGAATACCGATAAAGAAAGTCGGCAGCGAAATGCCGACGAGTGACACGGAAAGGAACAGTTTGGAAATTGGAGATTCCCGGTTGAGGCCCGCATAGATCCCCATGGGAATACCGACGACAAGCGCGAACAAGGCCGATGTGAAACTGAGCTCGAGCGTCGCCGGAATACGTTTGGCGAACAGCTCGGAGACCGGTTGTCGGAACTGGTACGAGGTGCCGAAATCGAATTGGGCAGCGTTTGTTATGAAACGCAGGAACTGAATGGGGATCGGATCGTTGAGGCCAAGCCGGTCACGCAGCGCCTCGCGTTCTTCGATCGAAGTTTCGATACCAACCATCTGGTTGATGGGATCGCCCACAAAACGGAACATGGTGAAGGCGAGAAGGGCCACCACCAGCATGACAATCATCGCCTGAATAAGGCGGCGCGTCGCAAAACCAATCATTTCGGCTCTTTAGGGTCTGGCATTAAAATACGCTCCCGGCAGTGCCGGGAGCGTCATAGAATGTGGACTGAACTCAGTTCTTGTTGATGAAACGGAACTTGAACTGGTTGTCGGCGCGTTGAACGAGCTCGATGTCATCCGCAACACCCCAGGCGAGGCCCTGCTGATGCAGCGGGATGTAATAGGCGTTGTCGTGGCTGATCTTGTAGGCTTCGGCGATCAGGCCGTCACGCTTTTCCGGATCGATTTCAACCAGAACCTGGCCGGTGAGTTCGTCGACCTTCTCGTCGCAGAAGCCGCCGAGATTGAACGGCGAGCCTTCGCCGGCTTCGTTGCGGCAGTTCATCAGGTTGGACATGACGTTCCAGCTGTCGAGAGAGCCGGGGGTCCAGCCAAGCAGATAGAACGATGTGTCGAAGCCACCGGACGCAAGCACCTTGGCGAAGTATTTTGCCTTGGGCTGAGCGTTCAGGTCGACTTTGACGCCAACACGCGCCAGCATGGCGGCAACGGCCTGACAGATCGCTTCGTCGTTGACATAACGATCGTTCGGGCAATCCATACCAACGGAAAATCCGTCGGCATAGCCGGCTTCCTCAAGCAGTTTCTTCGCGTTATCCGGATCATACGGATACCGCTCGAATTCACTGGCCTTGGAGAACAGGAAAGGCGAGATCATGATGGCGGACGGCGTGGCCAGGTCACGCATGACCTTCTGCTTGATCGCCTCGGCGTCGATTGCCTGGTAAAACGCCTTGCGGACCTTTTCGTCCTTGAACGGGTTTTTGCCCTTCACGTCGGAATAGAGCAACTCGTCACGCATCTGGTCCATTCCGAGGAAGATGGTGCGAAGCTCCGGACCCGTGAGCGCAACTGTGCCCGCATTGTCATTGATGCGTTTGATGTCCTGAACCGGGATCGGATACACCATGTCGAGCTCGCCGGAGAGCAGTGCGGCCACACGGGTAGCGTCGGAGGCGATCGGTGTGAATTCGACGGTGTCGATATTGTGCTTTGTTTCGTCCCACCAGCCGTCGTGTTTCTCATAGACCGTCTTCACGCCGGCTTCATGGCTGACGATTTTGAACGGACCGGTGCC
Encoded proteins:
- a CDS encoding ABC transporter permease encodes the protein MIGFATRRLIQAMIVMLVVALLAFTMFRFVGDPINQMVGIETSIEEREALRDRLGLNDPIPIQFLRFITNAAQFDFGTSYQFRQPVSELFAKRIPATLELSFTSALFALVVGIPMGIYAGLNRESPISKLFLSVSLVGISLPTFFIGILLIFLFSVTLQWLPSFGRGETVQIGSWWTTGFLTVSGIKALILPSITLGLYQMTLIMRLIRAEMLEVIRTDYIKFARARGLPDRLVNFRHALKNTLVPVITITGLQLGAIIAFATITETVFQWPGMGLMFLQAVQNVDIPIMSAYLLLTAFLFVAINFIVDILYFYIDPRLRVGRP
- a CDS encoding HAD family hydrolase, with the translated sequence MLLRSCAVVILPPRGEQSGLREALCSCGLAIISGLGWYIVDPVAWPAVFATVLVLSWPHLADGINAFADRIFYRAALEAGAHSLAPGALTAIGRAKDIVIDKTAVMSGPDLMVSNVMAFDNEPKTLLAVAASAEAHSTEPVAIALRQLAAQWRVTIKTPDRFEPAPGLGVIALLGGQTVVIGTTSLLKRLKIDSFTADAIARALEADGKTVLRVAVAGRVVGVLGLEGTLRQDAGVAGRALRKEGLTPWLFTHDSQNTRQTLADMLGLENPGETEPGETARDAAARRFGEAAPLVLMLSKDRTSLELHERSKTDTIGSTEDPQPIAVSATDDIGAFPALKALATRRDLLTVGARRVLTGVWLGAGLCAAAQLTPLMAAPLVFAGCLGILLAFARFAVSGNLASHFGREESHMLKPV
- a CDS encoding ABC transporter substrate-binding protein, which translates into the protein MNKKTLLLTALLAAGTGSAAHAETFKFAFQGSLNFLDPYSLNETFTLSSLGNAYEGLTRRGSDLSIEPALAERWEIIEPNRWRFYLRKDVKFHNGNDFTAEDVAFSVERVRSEGSDLTTRVPGDAKVEIVDDHTVDFVLTGPNPILHYEWDTFYIMDKEWTTENDAVKVTSASDTTPNYASLNANGTGPFKIVSHEAGVKTVYEKHDGWWDETKHNIDTVEFTPIASDATRVAALLSGELDMVYPIPVQDIKRINDNAGTVALTGPELRTIFLGMDQMRDELLYSDVKGKNPFKDEKVRKAFYQAIDAEAIKQKVMRDLATPSAIMISPFLFSKASEFERYPYDPDNAKKLLEEAGYADGFSVGMDCPNDRYVNDEAICQAVAAMLARVGVKVDLNAQPKAKYFAKVLASGGFDTSFYLLGWTPGSLDSWNVMSNLMNCRNEAGEGSPFNLGGFCDEKVDELTGQVLVEIDPEKRDGLIAEAYKISHDNAYYIPLHQQGLAWGVADDIELVQRADNQFKFRFINKN
- a CDS encoding IlvD/Edd family dehydratase, which codes for MSETSKPKLRSAAWFDNPDNPGMTALYIERYLNFGITREELQSGKPIIGIAQTGSDLSPCNRHHLELAKRVREGIRDAGGIAFEFPVHPIQETGKRPTASLDRNLAYLGLVELLYGYPIDGVVLTIGCDKTTPACLMAAATVNIPAIALSVGPMLNGWHKGERTGSGTIVWKARQMLAAGEIDYPGFMDLVASAAPSVGYCNTMGTATTMNSLAEALGMQLPGAAAIPAPYRERGAISFETGKRIVEMVHEDQKPSDVMTREAFENAIVINSAIGGSTNAPIHLNGVARHVGVELDNDDWQALGHDVPLLVNLQPAGEYLGEDYFHAGGVPAVVAELLRHGKLPHPNAITANGKSIAENCEGIVTDLPDVIKSFDAPMMERAGFINLKGNLFDSAIMKTSVISDEFRDRYLSNPDDPDAFEGRAIVFEGPEDYHHRLDDPALNIDEHCMLFIRGTGPIGYPGGAEVVNMQPPAALIKRGVTALPCIGDGRQSGTSGSPSILNASPEAAAMGGLALLKTDDRVRIDLKKGTANILISDEELAQRRKDLEAAGGFKIAESQTPWQEIQRGMVGQFDKGMVLEPAVKYQDVAHKRGMPRDNH
- a CDS encoding ABC transporter permease — protein: MPYVSNEEAKAAVHDRGGAQPVQGRMSKILDSDLFHSFLRSRVTVVAAIGTFILFLLAFLAPWVAPHNPFDLASISILDARVPPVWMEYSDPRFILGTDDQGRDLLSAIFFGMRISLIVGFCSVIAAAVLGITLGLVAGYIGGRTDAIIMRIADVQLTFPAILIALLIDGIAAGIFGGLDREVFAFYILIVSLALSFWVQYARTVRGSTMVEKNKEYVQAARVIGIPAFIIMARHILPNVMGPVMVIATINLALAIVTEATLSFLGVGMPPTQPSLGTLIAVGNDFLYSGEWWIAIFPGLALALLVLNVNLLGDWLRDALNPKLR
- a CDS encoding ABC transporter ATP-binding protein, giving the protein MNVLDIKHLTVEFPARKSVFVAVNNVNMQVEAGKILGVVGESGAGKSTVGNAVIGLLQEPGHIAAGEVFLHGNRIDDLPYKEKRLLRGRKIGMIFQDPLTSLDPLQTVESQLVETIRTHLPLSAKDAQRRAVELIDAVGIPNPGERIKQYPHQFSGGMRQRVVIALALCAEPELVIADEPTTALDVSIQAQILELMKKLCEERNVAMLVITHDMGVIADITDHVAVMYQGDLVEYGETTQVLGAPEHPYTQSLISAVPRPDVKVERFPVVNYIEKAGTPQKHIDISTHWLGKSRDYEQVTGPLVQIRDLDMRFEVRGSIFPSQRKYFQAVKKVSFDIEQGETFGLVGESGSGKSTIARLITGLYHPTGGSILFGKTELTSLTNRKDVLAMRRQMQMIFQDPYSSLNARMRVRDIIAEPIKFHKLASSNSEVRQIVDDLLDHVGLGAQAGLKFPHEFSGGQRQRISIARALATRPRFLICDEPTSALDVSIQAQILNLLKDLQEELGLTMLFISHDLAVIRQMCNRIGVMRNGELCEVSECDQLFENPQHPYTRELLDLMPSMELLSRANLETV